GTCGGCTACTGATCGTTGCCTTGGTAAGCCATTACCTTACCAACTAGCTAATCAGACGCGGGTCCATCCTGTACCGCCGGAGCTTTGATACAAAAGCCATGCGACTTTCATATGTTATCCCGTATTAGTATACCTTTCGGTATGTTATCCGTGTGTACAGGGCAGGTTACCCACGCGTTACTCACCCGTCCGCCGCTCTCTCCGAAGAGATCGCTCGACTTGCATGTGTTAGGCACGCCGCCAGCGTTCATCCTGAGCCAGGATCAAACTCTCAAATATAATTTAAAAAGTTGTCCATCGCTCAGCTAATCATTATCTGAATATCTGGCTTGGTTGTTTGTGTTTAATTCTTTAAAAAAGAATTTTTATAATTAACCTACTGTTTAATTTTCAAAGTTCATTTTCTCTTTTGTGTTTCGTCCGTTTCTTAAGGACAAGTAATACTATATCATCTTAATTTAATACCGTCAACACTTTTTTAAAATTTAATTTTATTTTTTTAATTTCATGTAAAAAAAACTTCGAATTTCAGTGCTTTACCTACCCTAGCTCCTCGCAAGTTAATATAAAAAATATAGTATGTGAAAGTTAACGAAGTATAAATATAAAATCTGCAGCGACATTTCAAAGCATCTTCTCAGCTTTGTGTCGCAAAGCTTTTATATTTACACTTCGTGATCTATTACTTTACATACTATATTTTTTTAATCCTACTTCTATTCAAATATTTTATATTCATTATATAAAGGATATTTATTTGTTAAAGCTACTACTTTTTCTCTAGCTTCTTCTTCTTTATTATAAGTTAAACATAAGTCTATAGCCTCTGCTATATCTTTCATATCTTCTTCTTTCATCCCTCTTGTTGTTACAGCTGGAGTTCCCAATCTTATACCACTAGTAACAAAAGCTCCATTTGGATCAAAAGGTATTGTATTTTTATTAGCTGTTATATATGCTTCATCTAATCTTTTTTCAGCTTCTTTTCCAGTTATATTTTTATTAGTTAAGTCTAGTAAAATTAGATGATTATCAGTTCCACCTGTTACTAACTCAAATCCTCTATTCATTAATTCTTCCGCTAGTTTCTTAGCATTTTTTACAACTTGAGATTGATATTCTTTAAACTCAGGATCTAAAGCTTCTTTAAACGCTACAGCTTTAGAAGCTATTACATGTTCTAATGGACCACCTTGAGTTCCTGGGAAAATAGCTTTATCTATAGATTTTGCATATTTTTCTTTACAAAGAATAACTCCTCCTCTAGGTCCTCTTAAAGTTTTATGTGTAGTAGTAGTTACAAAATCTGCAACCTCACATGGATTTTGATGAAGTCCGGCTGCTACAAGCCCAGCTATATGAGCCATATCTACCATAAGCATAGCCCCTACTTCATCTGCTATTTCTTTAAACTTTTTAAAATCTATTTCTCTAGGATATGCACTAGCTCCTGCTACTATTAACGTAGGCTT
The nucleotide sequence above comes from Paraclostridium bifermentans. Encoded proteins:
- a CDS encoding serine hydroxymethyltransferase; translated protein: MFENLKKVDKEIYESMQRELGRQQRNIELIASENIVSMAVMETMGSHLTNKYAEGYPEKRYYGGCEHIDEVEKLAIERLKKIFGAEHANVQPHSGANANMGVYFSILKPGDKVMGMNLSQGGHLTHGSPANISGQYFEFTEYGVNLKDGRIDYDDIRTKAHEIKPTLIVAGASAYPREIDFKKFKEIADEVGAMLMVDMAHIAGLVAAGLHQNPCEVADFVTTTTHKTLRGPRGGVILCKEKYAKSIDKAIFPGTQGGPLEHVIASKAVAFKEALDPEFKEYQSQVVKNAKKLAEELMNRGFELVTGGTDNHLILLDLTNKNITGKEAEKRLDEAYITANKNTIPFDPNGAFVTSGIRLGTPAVTTRGMKEEDMKDIAEAIDLCLTYNKEEEAREKVVALTNKYPLYNEYKIFE